In Gordonia phthalatica, one genomic interval encodes:
- a CDS encoding copper resistance D family protein, whose protein sequence is MISLTIIAAEAGGTIPPVRQILTVFAYFVALALSIGLTLTLAFLLPGYARNSRVDARLRSFATPIGVLALVAGYFQYVQRIVKADLGYSWTQAVVPTHALEFLQIPRAEGTWVSAGIMGTVQLFAFVALAVILVGISRTTGRALPVAGFAVAVFAAACPSLTIATLELDALANRELKLAHILGGMIWVGGILVLAAASLMGLRGERSDDDDASTAGAWDRMWSRFSHWAMGAVIAVTVSGLWMTWTHLGSFSQFVTTTYGRFLLVKLPLVAFMVAAGAYNALVLIPGLRRARLSGDQRSYAQLALERFPRVVIGEAVAAGTVLVIVPFLTGSARKQAGGAAAGPFDWGTFGIGALLLALAVVSFTTTVRSLERRDRRLVGVAA, encoded by the coding sequence ATGATTAGCCTCACCATCATCGCAGCCGAGGCCGGCGGCACGATCCCTCCTGTCCGCCAGATCTTGACCGTGTTCGCCTACTTCGTCGCCCTCGCCCTGAGCATCGGACTCACCCTGACGTTGGCCTTCCTTCTGCCCGGTTACGCGAGAAACAGCCGCGTCGACGCCCGCCTCCGGTCGTTCGCGACACCCATCGGTGTCCTCGCCCTGGTAGCCGGCTACTTCCAGTACGTGCAGCGCATCGTCAAGGCCGACCTCGGCTACTCGTGGACGCAGGCGGTGGTGCCGACCCACGCGCTGGAGTTCCTGCAGATCCCGCGCGCCGAAGGCACCTGGGTGTCGGCCGGCATCATGGGCACCGTCCAACTGTTCGCCTTCGTCGCCCTCGCCGTCATCCTGGTCGGGATCTCCCGCACCACCGGCCGCGCGCTGCCGGTCGCCGGGTTCGCGGTCGCCGTCTTCGCCGCAGCGTGCCCGAGCCTGACCATCGCGACGCTCGAACTCGACGCCCTCGCCAACCGCGAACTCAAGCTCGCGCACATCCTCGGCGGGATGATCTGGGTCGGCGGCATCCTCGTCCTCGCCGCGGCCAGCCTCATGGGGCTGCGCGGTGAGCGGTCCGACGATGACGACGCTTCCACCGCCGGCGCGTGGGACCGGATGTGGTCGCGGTTCAGTCACTGGGCGATGGGCGCGGTGATCGCCGTGACCGTCTCCGGGCTCTGGATGACGTGGACGCACCTCGGCTCGTTCAGCCAGTTCGTCACCACGACGTACGGCCGGTTCCTTCTGGTCAAGCTGCCGCTCGTGGCGTTCATGGTGGCCGCGGGCGCCTACAACGCGCTGGTCCTGATCCCCGGGCTGCGTCGCGCACGACTGTCCGGCGATCAGCGCTCGTATGCACAGCTGGCGCTGGAGCGCTTCCCGCGCGTCGTGATCGGTGAGGCCGTCGCCGCGGGCACGGTCCTGGTGATCGTTCCGTTCCTGACCGGTTCCGCTCGAAAGCAGGCGGGCGGCGCAGCTGCCGGCCCGTTCGACTGGGGAACCTTCGGCATCGGAGCACTCCTGCTCGCGCTCGCCGTCGTGAGCTTCACGACGACGGTCCGGAGTCTGGAGCGCCGCGACCGACGGCTGGTCGGCGTGGCCGCCTGA
- a CDS encoding DUF4334 domain-containing protein, translated as MSQLTRDDAVADFFRRAQSQEVSDPADLDAIWAALPTVRVDELIGAWRGGELPSGHPMDGQLAVVKWHGKRFDSWHDVKPMVCVDDDGNLYSNTEIGKGEASAWMVEFRGESTASMVYDGQPVIDHFKRVDDVTLMGIMNGKTSLVRDRHFYFFLVKE; from the coding sequence ATGTCTCAACTGACTCGCGACGACGCCGTCGCCGACTTCTTCCGCCGTGCGCAGTCGCAGGAGGTTAGCGACCCCGCCGACCTCGATGCGATCTGGGCGGCGCTCCCGACCGTTCGCGTGGACGAACTCATCGGGGCGTGGCGCGGCGGTGAACTCCCGTCCGGCCATCCGATGGACGGGCAGCTGGCCGTCGTGAAGTGGCACGGCAAACGCTTCGACTCCTGGCACGACGTGAAGCCGATGGTCTGCGTCGACGACGACGGGAACCTCTACTCCAACACCGAGATCGGTAAAGGTGAGGCCAGTGCGTGGATGGTGGAGTTCCGCGGCGAGTCGACGGCGTCGATGGTCTACGACGGCCAGCCGGTGATCGACCACTTCAAGCGCGTCGACGACGTCACCCTCATGGGCATCATGAACGGTAAGACCTCGCTCGTCCGCGACCGGCACTTCTACTTCTTCCTCGTCAAGGAGTGA
- a CDS encoding flavin-containing monooxygenase has product MSDVQQRGTRQDPLDVLIVGAGLSGIDTAYRLRERNPGLNYRIVERRSRIGGTWDLFRYPGVRSDSDIFTLSFPWNPWRGKRTVAQGAEIRDYLEQTAHDFGIEEHIVFDVDVTSADFDTSVDLWTVDALVNGEPTVFVTRFLYMCTGYYRYEAGYRPEFPGEKDFQGTFVHPQFWPEDLDYAGKNVVVIGSGATAVTLIPSMAPTAGSVTMLQRSPTYMMPLPWEDGLTKLFQRVLPPQVSHNITRYRNALATMMLYLFCRAFPKLSRRMFRRIAMSMLPKGFDVDTHFKPRYEPWDQRLCVIPDGDFYRAVKAGTADVATDTIKQITPTGIDLESGRHLEADIIVTATGLDLVALGGASLSVDGVSFQPGDKYAYRGYMLNDVPNFAWAVGYTNASWTLRIDLTAQAVAELLKHMRENGYTRAMPSLNGATPKTHPLLELDSGYVKRAGNRLPKAGDRAPWQVRHNLILDAIDSRKYQVDEEMIFA; this is encoded by the coding sequence ATGAGTGATGTGCAGCAGCGTGGTACCAGGCAGGATCCGCTCGACGTCCTGATCGTCGGCGCCGGACTGTCCGGAATCGACACGGCGTACCGGTTGCGCGAGCGGAACCCGGGACTGAATTACCGAATCGTGGAGCGCCGCAGCAGGATCGGCGGCACCTGGGACCTGTTTCGATACCCGGGCGTCCGCTCCGACTCCGACATCTTCACCCTCAGCTTCCCGTGGAACCCCTGGCGCGGGAAGCGGACCGTCGCGCAGGGCGCCGAGATCCGCGACTACCTGGAGCAGACCGCGCACGACTTCGGGATCGAGGAGCACATCGTCTTCGACGTCGACGTGACCTCCGCAGACTTCGACACCAGCGTCGACCTGTGGACCGTCGACGCCCTCGTCAACGGCGAGCCCACCGTCTTCGTCACCCGCTTCCTCTACATGTGCACCGGCTACTACCGATACGAGGCCGGCTACCGACCCGAGTTCCCCGGCGAGAAGGACTTCCAGGGCACGTTCGTCCACCCGCAGTTCTGGCCCGAAGACCTCGACTATGCAGGCAAGAACGTCGTCGTGATCGGCTCCGGCGCCACCGCCGTCACGCTGATCCCGTCGATGGCGCCGACCGCGGGCAGCGTCACCATGCTGCAGCGATCGCCGACGTACATGATGCCGCTGCCCTGGGAGGACGGTCTCACCAAGCTCTTCCAGCGAGTGCTTCCGCCGCAGGTCTCGCACAACATCACGCGATACCGGAACGCACTCGCGACGATGATGCTGTACCTGTTCTGCCGAGCCTTCCCGAAGCTGTCACGCCGGATGTTCCGTCGCATCGCGATGAGCATGCTGCCCAAGGGATTCGACGTCGACACCCACTTCAAGCCGCGGTACGAGCCGTGGGACCAGCGGTTGTGCGTGATTCCCGACGGCGACTTCTACCGCGCCGTCAAGGCGGGCACGGCCGACGTCGCGACCGACACGATCAAGCAGATCACGCCGACCGGGATCGACCTCGAGTCCGGCCGGCACCTGGAAGCCGACATCATCGTCACCGCCACCGGACTCGACCTGGTGGCGCTGGGCGGCGCGTCGCTGTCGGTCGACGGGGTGAGCTTCCAGCCCGGCGACAAGTACGCGTACCGCGGGTACATGCTCAACGACGTCCCCAACTTCGCGTGGGCGGTCGGCTACACCAACGCGTCGTGGACACTCCGCATCGACCTCACCGCGCAGGCCGTCGCCGAACTCCTCAAGCACATGCGCGAGAACGGCTACACCCGCGCGATGCCGTCGTTGAACGGTGCGACGCCGAAGACGCACCCGTTGCTGGAACTGGATTCGGGCTATGTGAAGCGCGCGGGGAACCGACTGCCGAAAGCCGGCGACCGCGCGCCGTGGCAGGTCCGCCACAACCTGATCCTCGATGCGATCGACTCCCGCAAGTACCAGGTCGACGAGGAGATGATCTTCGCCTGA